The sequence below is a genomic window from Mycobacterium sp. ITM-2016-00316.
ATCGCACCGGCACCGGGACCCGCAGCATGTTCGGCCATCAACTGCGTTACGACCTGGCCGCCGGCTTTCCGCTGATCACCACCAAGAAGGTGCACACCAAGTCCATCGTCTACGAACTGCTGTGGTTCCTGCGTGGTGACTCGAACGTGCGCTGGCTGCAGGAGCGCGGCGTCACCATCTGGGATGAATGGGCTTCCGACACCGGTGATCTCGGACCGGTGTACGGCGTGCAGTGGCGCTCCTGGCCGACACCGTCGGGTGCGCACATCGATCAGATCAGCGCGTCGCTGGAACTGTTGAAGCGCGACCCCGACAGCCGGCGCAACATCGTGTCGGCCTGGAACGTCGGGGAGATCCCGCAGATGGCCCTGCCACCGTGCCACGCGTTCTTCCAGTTCTATGTCGCCGACGGCAAGCTGTCCTGCCAGCTGTACCAGCGCAGCGCGGACCTCTTTCTCGGCGTGCCCTTCAACATCGCCAGCTATGCGCTGCTGACCCACATGATGGCGGCTCAGGCCGGCCTGCAGGTCGGCGAGTTCATCTGGACCGGCGGGGATTGCCACATCTATGACAACCATGTCGACCAGGTGGCGTTGCAGCTGTCCCGCGATCCGCGTCCCTATCCCGAACTCGTGCTGGCGCCCCGGGATTCGATCTTCGACTACACCTACGAGGACATCGCCATCGTGAACTACGACCCGCACCCGGGCATCAAGGCCCCGGTGGCGGTATGAGACTGATCTGGGCGCAGTCGACCTCCGGGGTGATTGGACGGGACAACGGCATCCCCTGGCGGCTGCCCGAGGATCAGGCCCGGTTCAAGGAGCTGACCATGGGGCAGACCGTCGTGATGGGCCGGCTGACCTGGGAGTCGCTGCCGGCCAAGGTGC
It includes:
- a CDS encoding thymidylate synthase — its product is MPIATPYEDLLRLVMARGTPKSDRTGTGTRSMFGHQLRYDLAAGFPLITTKKVHTKSIVYELLWFLRGDSNVRWLQERGVTIWDEWASDTGDLGPVYGVQWRSWPTPSGAHIDQISASLELLKRDPDSRRNIVSAWNVGEIPQMALPPCHAFFQFYVADGKLSCQLYQRSADLFLGVPFNIASYALLTHMMAAQAGLQVGEFIWTGGDCHIYDNHVDQVALQLSRDPRPYPELVLAPRDSIFDYTYEDIAIVNYDPHPGIKAPVAV